aaaagaaataatacctagttataataataataatgatacattttatttataagtgcctttcaaggtacctaaggacactggacagtaaaataagaaaaacaaacaataagagcagaacaataaaataacaataaaataataaatcaataataataattattattatagttatggggtttcaaatgccatagactcagacaagggtacccctttcacctcaaaagtcacacaaaacctttgtaagtatctctaaactaaactggtgttttcacattcctcagtcctctggtatcgtagaacgtactaatcgaacattgaaagacaaattaattaaggtcatgcaggacacaggtttggttctgtaatccataattcattctggctgaaattcgtatgacaccaagaaattatttttggaaataaagttctcccctggaagaagggaactccggctctgggtacctctgatttgaaaatgcatatggatgagtattctgcagcccttatagataagttgcataaaatttgtaccaaggtcaataatacaatattatctccaccacacacccctttcacgtgggagacaagcagggctttgaaccggttcaaggaacgaaaacgaaaaccgggaactttttctatttcacatggaacagaaacaaaaccagaaactttattattttttatgttccggaacagaaacgcttattaaaaataatggtaaccggttaataccggtttttatttcgttcctcaaagtttctgtagcctacaaataaaagtcattcttctcctgcgcaagtttctatgacccgctggggttcacttcctgtgtgacgttcgctgactgaatggagagagcaggaaggtggactgctatcacgtctccatgtgataataagtgaattactgagtgtctgagcaaagaagagcctgaacgttgcaacctccctattggctgtttgtaaaaatgtatcaattgttgctcttcatcgcgggctcgagagacgagacctgacgagttagttcgttggtagcagaacaaaatgtctggacacaaatcgggttttcagaaaacgaaagaaaataaacggagggtcgaaaatacaaaaaaggaggcagaaaatgcaaaacaagttttaaggtaggacaaatggttactaactttttaaggcagcccgccgtggctgcaggcttccagttgtcattgaatggttacttttctgaggcagcccgccgtggctgcctgcaggcttatttattatagcccatttagttaaaatagtttatataaaatgtttatagttatgtgatggttgtcctgatttagaatgttttttttttttttgggggggggggggggggttgcgcgatgttgcacccgggtccagattagggcagaaccggccctggctacatttcaggtgtagtttgttttatgtatgtatgtatgtatgtacttgcatagatgtgtacttggtcttccaatatggcgcctaacaaaatctcgcggcgcggtgacgtcatgcggtagccctctatagggcctgactagcctttggtaacacactaaatgaattatctttcatttttggcactttttctgtttgtgtagatgggaagacatactgagaatccaaatcgccaacatttgaaataataattgttttgaattatttattgtcttatttaatgaaggttgtaatagaattagcctacatttggcttaagctggaagcgacagagacataattttatagccatttgttaaacagctgacagggaacgtaattaaccattccagaaacgaaatttttttgttctaaccggttcgggaacgtctatttaatggtggaacccaaaaccggaaacgttaaaattccgtttctgttcggaacgaaccaataggaaaaaaattctggttcaaagccctggagacAAGTGctgatgtgatttttttaaagtaatgatttggacaattgggaaaacaatataatgggcctgcagacatagtcgccattacttctactgctgttttaactgatctttttccacagtggatccatgccacgcgattgaagaaggctccataacaaagttgtgttacaatgacaagtttgctactaacgttttctctgtgtcccgagaatctctgttctctctctctctgtctctctatttctgagctctacacagattcgactgagaatcctcgagacgttgtgaacaaagaggggaagagatcttgcgccccatttggaaccagtcatcctcactacaaccatgacagtcctcatcacgggtttcgtgactgcttcatcttcgctcagggcagggttacccgcccgagccttctggaccacttcattgctcggagcagggttacccgctcgagctggacttcattgttcggagcagggttacccgctcgagctggacttcgagacaacatcttctggactaacttcgctaactggactgcacaagcgcacaccacacgaatgtgttatgtctttcatctgatgccgttttctactattattacacatctctatgctctgaaactctgtattcttacaggactctgttctcactataggtcgatatgccctaTAATTCCCTTATAGTacccttctaatttcatttttcctcactgttttagaacaaattactctgaaggaagtagcgtgtatttgggaattaagaggttttgagtttctctaagctccggtgatgtgggacgagggctgattgggcatgcccgccctctgagcaccaatatacgtcaagaagggcaaagattaactcaagattaattctcgatgtaatcacatatatgatcatgaggtgataatatatggtcctaggatttgataatagtgatactattatcaaagggggggattgttaggtttatataagtattattcttgaccaagaaggcagtaatttattaaaatggtgacaaaattaaggattaacttaaggttcagttaaacttaaggttcagttaaaaatgaccttctgtctcggctggacattgtttgggaacattttgtttattttgatatgaaatgtgtatttttgatcagagatgtgtctgaacaacgccaaggtctgttttgatgtcagatcgacccacacacactttaatgttggatgtaatggtagccttattgctgaacaaagagttaagactttatattttagagctttttaagatcctttattattttggactattgcatatactatggcagtgattttaaactgttcctgtgtagcctgaccttcgtccagtggagaagaacacttctttgttagactaaacatagtctttgtttaaaacattgtcgtaaaaacatctcgcgcgctttgacgtgcgtaaatgaaatAGCTGAATTGctaaaatattattttgcttatgattgaaggtttctttcacacacatacatatggaattaagatgtgatttgctgacctagcacatagacacagatatcaaaatgatgtcactcactcacaccctcccatagacagacacacacacacctctctgaggtcacatacaaacacacacacacatttgacagacacaatagccgtttggagagattatgatttgttataaaaggtgtttgtaatctttcatctttggcgagaatactgtgaataaacagtagttaaaccgatctctggttctctgtttttttgcggtgttccgtcccagaattctgcaggtggtacgagggcgggggtcccgagaaataagttgaccgattgaccttttaactgggttgaacctaacactctagccgctttatcctgttctacaggatcgcaggcaagctggagcctatcccagctgactacgggcgaaaggcggggtacaccctggacaagtcgccaggtcatcacagggctgacacacagacacagacaaccgttcacactcacactcacacctatggtcaatttagagtcaccagttaacctaacctgcatgtctttggactgtgggggaaaccggagcacccggaggaaacccacgcggacatggggagaacatgcaaactccgcacagaaaggccctcgccggccacggggctcgaacccagaaccttgctgtgaggcaacagtgctaaccactacaccaccgtgacgtccCAATCTTGTaatttataagagaaaaacatatatAATGTATATTAGTTTATTATTAGTTTATATAATTTACataatatatataatgtatatataatgtataataataataataatggctttttttcatggtatatcagatttattccattcagctactcgtcttcaactcattcaatatcatgctgactgaatggaatatatctgatagaccacaaaaaaaggccagcaaataatatttaaatattcAGCCTTAAATCAGCTTTTTCAGAAAGTCAGATTTCGGTTCATTAATCATCTGAAGCTGAATCTGTTAATGATGTGACACAACtctgtgaaaaacaaacaaacaaacaaaactattCATTTATTAAAGTAAAGAACAAAGTTGGGTCATAAACCTACCCCTGAGTCATGACTCCTCCTCCTGCTGCTACTCGCTGTAGGTTTCATTTTCCTCTGAAGtggccacccacacacacactttctctctctgtggAGAAGCTCCTCACTCCTGTCAGAGGTACAGCTTTATCCTTCTAGTTTATTATTGATTTATATTTCATACTGAAATGCgcattgtttgtttgtgtgtgtgtgtgtgtgtgtgtgagaccctgtgtctgtgtgggtttcctccgggtgctccggtttcccccacagtccaaagacatgcaggttaggttaactggtggctctaaattgaccgtaggtgtgaatgtgagtgtgaatggttgtttgtctctgtgtcagccctgtgatgacctggcaacttgtccagggtgtaccccgcctctcgcccatagtcagctgagataggctccagcttgcctgcgaccctgtaggacaggatacgcggctacagataatggatgaatgactTATTATTGACacaaatgagctgttactatagaaacgatcacATATGTGATTTGCAGCTGGAGGATAACACACAACAGCACGTTATTCCCGAAGTGTGCgtaaagtcctgggtttgagctgaTCTTCTTACATCACTGTCTTTTACAGTTTAATTCTTGAGAGACTCTGGTCATGTGTCTATAATTAAACACAAACAGTTAGGAGAGAAAAACAGCTGATTCCTTTTCTACAGCAGGTGACACCTGGGATCATGTGGCACCTGGGATCATGTGACACCTGTAGTCATAGTGATTGGTGGTATGTTTATATCGTCAACTGTCAATatttaaaaacataaaaaatagttTTATTTCACAAAGgtaaagattttttttctgatttttaaAACCCCTTTAGACATAACTATAGAAAAATTAACAATTAACAATtgtctgctttgcgacaatgtttattgttaaaagcgctatacaaataaaacttgACAATTATCTATTGAACATGTGGTGTATTTCAGGATCAGGTAGTTCTGAAATAAAATTTTTAGTTTTAGTTTTATTTGAATTCAGTTTAATAACCCCATGACAGTCAGGGTTTAATCAGGCTTCAGGTGTTGTAGATTTTTTATTCTTTTCTCTCGTGTTCAGTTTTCAAACATTTATTTCAACATGAAAAATGATGTGATTTTGTATTTTTCTCGACTGATCATGAAAAACTCATGATAAATGTAATTTTTGGTTTGTTCTTTACAGAAACATCACATGTGAAATTTATCCATGTGGATTTTAGAGACGTCACGTGTTACTGTACGCTTCACATGGAGTGGATATGTTTATCTTCACATGTTATCTTTTTACATATGTGGTTTTATTTATCACATATTATTCACATGGTgtgtttatttaaattttttttaaatttaagctTATTTAAGATTTTGTGTCTTTTCTGTTCCTCAGAAACAGAGATATAGTGAAAGCTGTGAACATTACATCCACAAATCGAATGCAAATGAGTCAGGATCAGGTCTCGAAAGGTTAAATCAGTGGAGCTGATTAAGATTTgactgattatttatttttattccttgAGCCTGCCCCATATTTCCACCCATGTACACAAAGCTCTGCCCCCAGAATGATGTCCAACTGTCAGCTTTAGTAAGGACCATCATGACTTCACTTCCAAGGACACGAACATTCAGACACAAAATACAGCTCCTTCTGATTTATGAGGATATTCTTGAGCATGCACGGTCACTATCCTTTTTTATTTGTAATGAATAAAGTATCTACTGTTTACACTTATACAGATTATATTTACAAACCTGTCCAGGAGCAAGTAaggattttaataattttttttagcaATTAAGGTGTTATTAACATTTTTTTAAAGCACACCATGGACTTTGCTCACAGGAGAATTATCAGGCTGCACTGGGAACATACTGATTTCAGACTGAGATGTTAAGGGGTGTTGGGGGTGTGTCAGTAAAAATGACTGACAGTAGGCCAATCCAAACCCAAATAAGCACTCCGGACCATAAGGCAGTTTTCCAAATGAGGTTTTGCAGCCATATAAAAACGTGTGCTGAGGCAATGGCTTCAACAATAATGTTTTTTAAACAAATTCTACAGATTTACTACTAGTAGAAAATTTAAAATTAAACTTGTAAGAAATGAAAACAAATCAGCTATTGCACATATAATGGGTGCTGGTAATTTGCGAACAGCAGCGATGAATGTGATAAATGTGTCATTATTATTGTCAGATCGTCATCCAGCTTGTCACCATGAGCAGACTGCAGACGCTGAATGAGATGTCTCATCTGGAGCGGTGTCGCTTCGGCCGTCCTTCTCCACGACACGGACTCAAGCTGCTCTTCTGGTTCGCTAAAGACTGTATCTCATTTGATTTCAACAATGAAATGCTCTCCGAGTGCGATCCAGATGATGGAGAGTTCGGGTTCCACCTGTTTGAGAACCGATATGAGAGAACTGGAGATAAACTTCTACCTGATGTGGATCTGCCATACTACGTGGTGGGGAATCTGAACAAACCCCGATCGTACGAGCTGCCCCATTATGTCCGAGAGGAGTACACTGGTCTGTATGACAACAGCAACACGGACCGCATCATAGTCAGCATGGATAATGAGTGGTTTGATAAAGTTTATGTGACTGAACATAATGATCGCTCCAACTACAACTCAGACGTCACGTACCGCATCAGCAAAGGCCTCCTGAAGCTCATCCAGGGTCTGAGTTTAAACGACTTCCTCTGGAGAACTGGGTTTTCAAGGAAACCTGAGTACACTGTCCAAATGCCTGTGATCATCACAGGTCTGAACATTTCTATCCCTCAACCCAAACACACGCCTCCTGTCAATCAAAGGACCACCGCTTTAATGCCAGCAGTCAGTTCTCCGAGGAACTGGGACACCTGCATCGAGATCATACCAGAGAACGACTCGCAGAACGAATCAGATTTGGTCTTTTTGAACAGACCTAAAAGGAAGAGATGTTGTGAATGTACCATCCTTTAGAATCACTTGCAGGATGAAAGGAGATTATATTGTTAAACTAAACAAGGCTCATTGggaaaatacagggtgtttcaaaaaatttgacataatttcacaatctaataaatttgccaattcttgttcaattgacttcaaattttaacagcatgtgtggaaacaggtcaaaattttatgttcaatgtttttttgtttttatctttttaggtatagaaatgccattcactggaaaagaaaaaagtgttttgtgtgttagactacattcgaacacagtcgaacaagattgtgcagtgtgcatttatgagagaattctctaaaaatgcaccaactgcaatgcagatatggactgtgtgtctgtgtctcaggcggcacgcatattgaaaatttgttaaatcgttcatggaatccacatacctttgaatttctcattcaaattttgaggaataattcttatattgctcaacattaagcctgttcagtttcatttgcctagactgtgtagtttctggaatatttacatctcaaataatataaaattttatgaaacaccctgtattttcaGCAGATTTATTAATTGCAACTATGAGAAGATTTAAAGGTTTGAAAACTTAAAGCAGTTACACAAGTTAAAAACTTTTTCTAGTTTTTATTAGTTTTATTCGTTGAACTTTTGTTTCTCAGAAAATTTTGTAAAAATATACTGTAATATTAATTAATTctgtatttaatactgaagcatgttGGATACACTTGCTTGATATATTGATTTTTATTCTATATATGTTAGGTTTCtatgtaggtttatataagtattattcttgaccaagaaggcagcaatttatttttgtgacaaaattatattCTTAGttgaaatgaccttctgtctcggctggacattgtttggaaacattttattttgatatgaaatgtgtattattgaacagagatgtgtctgaatggcgccaaggtctgcaatgatgtcacacacacccacagctgcatatccaacgtgtatgttagatttaattgttagatctaagatgcatttagtgatttaagttagttttatagttttaagttagttttataattacagaatataatttaggattgttaagactttatgattctaatgttaatactttatgagtttaatcctgaatcctgtttgaccttcCTGATGTAGCACTTCTTTGTTTATGTTTCgtatgactgtctttgtttaggtttgttcttattttttgtttactttcttataacatatctgtgtttaaaaattccatcaccatcttaagtacatattgccctatgttatatctgacctgaaggggtgtacataagcaatgacctttaaaatctgtttgtaccttgctatcatgtcatatcatcagaaatatgtcattatgttatgatttacacacacacactgatggagattatttgacctgccccaagatcaagctgctcacttgcacgcaagtcaaacacacacatatacatctgaacattccatcagaacagtgatgtaattaagatgtgacacacacacacacacacacacacacacacacacacacacacacacacacacatagacacagatatcaaaatgatgtcactcactcacacccccccatagacagacacacac
This Neoarius graeffei isolate fNeoGra1 chromosome 3, fNeoGra1.pri, whole genome shotgun sequence DNA region includes the following protein-coding sequences:
- the LOC132882904 gene encoding uncharacterized protein LOC132882904, with product MSRLQTLNEMSHLERCRFGRPSPRHGLKLLFWFAKDCISFDFNNEMLSECDPDDGEFGFHLFENRYERTGDKLLPDVDLPYYVVGNLNKPRSYELPHYVREEYTGLYDNSNTDRIIVSMDNEWFDKVYVTEHNDRSNYNSDVTYRISKGLLKLIQGLSLNDFLWRTGFSRKPEYTVQMPVIITGLNISIPQPKHTPPVNQRTTALMPAVSSPRNWDTCIEIIPENDSQNESDLVFLNRPKRKRCCECTIL